Proteins from a single region of Pseudomonadota bacterium:
- a CDS encoding TRAP transporter large permease, with protein MNPLVLLIGGFFVLVAFRVNIGFALILSSVIVLIVEDLPLASTINQMYSNIDSFTLLAVPFFMFLGRILNKGSITERLLALSNASVGHIRGGLGHVNVFISMVFASLSGSAAADTASVGSILIPAMKKAGYSPAFAAALTAASSTLGVIIPPSIILIVYGAFGNVSIGALFLGGVVPGLTIGLSMMAYTYFMAVRQGFPSSPFPGLRAVGKAFFRGAAPMLIPVFVLGGVIGGVFTPTEAAISAVAWALILTFIIYRDVPWRELPKLLMLATVDFAVPLFTVAGAGIFGWLIAFLGAAEIVVNFITSISEDPKIIILLLIGFLLLVGTVLNPISAVLIFLPIIQGLGDTAGMNPVHMGVLATITLSVGLITPPYGICLLIASQIAEVQLGKAMLAVLPIVGLTVSIAILSVFFPDLVLALPRLAFPNIFP; from the coding sequence TTGAACCCTTTGGTGTTGCTTATCGGCGGGTTCTTCGTGCTCGTTGCCTTTCGCGTGAACATCGGGTTCGCGTTGATCCTATCGTCGGTCATCGTCCTGATTGTCGAGGATCTGCCGCTCGCTTCGACGATCAACCAGATGTATTCCAACATCGACAGCTTCACGCTGCTCGCTGTGCCCTTTTTCATGTTTCTGGGCCGTATCTTGAACAAGGGCTCCATTACGGAGCGTCTGCTTGCCCTGTCGAACGCCTCGGTTGGTCACATAAGGGGCGGGCTCGGCCATGTGAACGTTTTCATCTCCATGGTGTTCGCGTCCCTCTCAGGGTCGGCTGCCGCGGACACGGCGTCCGTTGGTTCGATCCTCATACCGGCGATGAAGAAGGCTGGGTATTCACCCGCCTTTGCTGCGGCCCTGACCGCTGCCTCGTCCACGCTTGGGGTGATAATTCCGCCATCGATCATCCTGATCGTGTATGGCGCCTTCGGAAATGTATCGATTGGGGCGCTATTTCTCGGCGGCGTTGTGCCGGGGCTCACAATCGGTCTTTCCATGATGGCATACACCTACTTCATGGCGGTCCGGCAGGGGTTTCCGTCCAGCCCATTCCCCGGCCTCCGAGCGGTCGGCAAGGCATTTTTCCGCGGTGCCGCGCCAATGCTCATTCCAGTCTTTGTTTTGGGCGGCGTTATCGGTGGGGTCTTCACACCGACCGAAGCTGCAATCAGTGCCGTCGCTTGGGCGTTAATCCTGACCTTCATCATCTATCGCGATGTTCCATGGCGTGAGCTGCCAAAGCTCCTGATGCTCGCGACGGTCGACTTTGCCGTTCCCCTGTTTACTGTGGCTGGCGCGGGTATCTTCGGTTGGCTGATTGCTTTTCTTGGCGCCGCCGAGATCGTGGTCAACTTCATCACGTCGATAAGCGAAGACCCCAAGATCATTATCCTCCTGCTGATCGGCTTCCTGCTCTTGGTCGGGACTGTCCTCAACCCCATTTCGGCGGTGCTGATTTTCCTGCCGATCATTCAGGGGCTGGGTGACACCGCTGGCATGAACCCGGTCCACATGGGTGTGCTTGCAACGATTACGCTGTCCGTAGGCTTGATCACGCCGCCCTATGGCATTTGCCTTTTGATCGCCTCGCAGATCGCGGAGGTGCAACTTGGAAAAGCAATGCTTGCAGTCTTGCCCATTGTCGGGCTTACCGTCAGCATCGCCATTTTATCGGTGTTTTTTCCCGATCTTGTTCTAGCCTTGCCTCGACTTGCCTTCCCGAACATCTTCCCGTGA